GCCGGGCGGTTGATGCAAATGCTGACCCCGCGTAACCTGACCCATATGAACCCCGGCCAATGCTTCTACGTGCCCATCGTTGATGAGACGGGCGGCATGCTGAACGACCCGGTGGCGGTGAAGCTGGCGGAGGACCGGTTCTGGATTTCGATTGCCGATAGTGACCTTTTGTATTGGGTCAACGGCGTGGCGCAGGGCTGGCGGCTGGACGTGCTGATCGACGAGCCGGATGTGTCGCCCTTGGCGGTGCAGGGGCCGAAGGCCGAAG
This genomic window from Alphaproteobacteria bacterium SS10 contains:
- the dmdA gene encoding dimethylsulfoniopropionate demethylase (DmdA; DMSP demethylase; in Silicibacter knockout of this gene results in an inability to convert DMSP to methanethiol which is restored with a cloned copy of the gene), with product MVLITPSARLRRTPFSAAVEAAGVKAYTVYNHMLLPTVFRSLEEDYHHLKSAVQLWDVAVQRQVELRGPDAGRLMQMLTPRNLTHMNPGQCFYVPIVDETGGMLNDPVAVKLAEDRFWISIADSDLLYWVNGVAQGWRLDVLIDEPDVSPLAVQGPKAE